One genomic segment of Streptomyces sp. RerS4 includes these proteins:
- a CDS encoding 2-hydroxyacid dehydrogenase encodes MEILAFGVTADEKPLLERAFAGQHEVRCLDVFLDEDTAPIAAGYEIVSSSVNADLSGRVLNTLAAGGTKMITQRSTGFNNIDLDVARRLGMTVGRVSYYSPHSVAEFAWTLAMAVNRKITRASNRTRDFDFRLNGLMGRDFHGRTAGVLGTGKIGEAFARIARGFGMDLLGWDIARNPACLELGMKYVDKEELFARADLISLHVPLLEATRHIVDATALKAMRDDVILVNSSRGGLIDTEALVAELRAGRFTGVGLDVYEAEAGVFFLDKSLEPVEDDTLARLVTFPHVLVTSHQAYYTADAVGQIIEATVRNVADYLAGRRSENTLVPS; translated from the coding sequence GTGGAGATCCTGGCCTTCGGAGTGACCGCCGACGAGAAGCCGCTCCTGGAGCGCGCCTTCGCCGGGCAGCACGAGGTCCGCTGCCTCGACGTGTTCCTGGACGAGGACACCGCGCCGATCGCCGCCGGCTACGAGATCGTCTCCTCCAGCGTCAACGCCGACCTGAGCGGCCGGGTCCTGAACACCCTCGCGGCCGGCGGGACCAAAATGATCACCCAGCGCTCCACCGGCTTCAACAACATCGACCTCGACGTGGCCCGCCGCCTCGGCATGACGGTCGGCCGCGTCTCGTACTACTCCCCCCACTCGGTGGCCGAGTTCGCCTGGACCCTCGCGATGGCCGTCAACCGCAAGATCACCCGCGCCTCCAACCGGACCCGAGACTTCGATTTCCGACTGAACGGGCTGATGGGACGTGACTTCCACGGCCGCACGGCGGGCGTCCTCGGCACCGGCAAGATCGGCGAGGCCTTCGCCCGCATCGCCCGCGGCTTCGGGATGGACCTGCTCGGCTGGGACATCGCCCGGAACCCGGCCTGCCTGGAGCTGGGCATGAAGTACGTGGACAAGGAGGAGCTGTTCGCGCGGGCGGACCTCATCAGCCTGCACGTCCCCCTGCTGGAGGCCACCCGGCACATCGTCGACGCGACCGCCCTGAAGGCCATGCGCGACGACGTGATCCTCGTCAACTCCAGCCGCGGCGGACTCATCGACACCGAGGCCCTCGTCGCCGAACTGCGGGCGGGCCGCTTCACGGGCGTCGGCCTGGACGTCTACGAGGCCGAGGCCGGGGTCTTCTTCCTCGACAAGTCCCTGGAGCCGGTCGAGGACGACACCCTGGCCCGGCTGGTCACCTTCCCGCACGTGCTGGTGACCAGCCACCAGGCCTACTACACGGCCGACGCCGTCGGCCAGATCATCGAGGCCACCGTCCGCAACGTGGCCGACTACCTCGCCGGCCGCCGCTCCGAGAACACCCTGGTCCCCTCCTGA
- a CDS encoding 6-phosphofructokinase, protein MKVGVLTGGGDCPGLNAVIRGVVRKGVQEYGYTFLGFKDGWRGPIEGDAVPLDIPTVRGILPRGGTILGSSRTNPFKTEHGVREIKENLAKYEVDALIAIGGEDTLGVAARLYEEYGIPCVGVPKTIDNDLSATDYTFGFDTAVGIATEAIDRLHTTAESHMRVLVVEVMGRHAGWIALHSGLAGGANVILIPEQRFDIDKVCAWVTSRFKASYAPIVVVAEGAMPTDGEMVLKDATKDSFGHVRLSGVGEWLAKEIEERTGKEARTTVLGHVQRGGTPSAFDRWLATRFGLHAIDAVRDGDFGKMVALKGTDIVRVPIAEATARLKTVDPALYAEVGVFFG, encoded by the coding sequence ATGAAGGTCGGAGTGCTCACGGGCGGCGGCGACTGCCCCGGGCTCAACGCGGTGATCAGGGGCGTCGTCCGCAAGGGCGTCCAGGAGTACGGATACACGTTCCTCGGTTTCAAGGACGGCTGGCGCGGACCGATCGAGGGGGACGCCGTCCCCCTCGACATCCCCACCGTCCGGGGCATCCTGCCCCGCGGCGGCACCATCCTCGGCTCCTCGCGCACCAACCCCTTCAAGACGGAACACGGGGTTCGCGAGATCAAGGAGAACCTCGCCAAGTACGAGGTCGACGCGCTCATCGCGATCGGCGGCGAGGACACCCTCGGCGTGGCCGCACGCCTGTACGAGGAGTACGGCATCCCGTGCGTCGGCGTGCCGAAGACCATCGACAACGACCTGTCGGCCACCGACTACACCTTCGGCTTCGACACGGCCGTCGGCATCGCGACCGAGGCCATCGACCGGCTGCACACCACCGCCGAGTCGCACATGCGGGTCCTGGTCGTGGAGGTGATGGGACGCCACGCGGGCTGGATCGCCCTGCACTCGGGGCTGGCCGGCGGGGCCAACGTCATCCTCATCCCCGAGCAGCGCTTCGACATCGACAAGGTCTGCGCCTGGGTGACCTCCCGGTTCAAGGCGAGCTACGCGCCGATCGTGGTGGTCGCCGAGGGCGCGATGCCCACCGACGGCGAGATGGTCCTCAAGGACGCCACCAAGGACTCCTTCGGACACGTCCGTCTCTCGGGCGTCGGCGAGTGGCTGGCCAAGGAGATCGAGGAGCGCACCGGCAAGGAGGCCCGTACGACGGTCCTCGGGCACGTCCAGCGCGGCGGCACCCCGAGCGCCTTCGACCGCTGGCTGGCCACCCGCTTCGGGCTGCACGCGATCGACGCGGTGCGCGACGGCGACTTCGGCAAGATGGTCGCGCTGAAGGGGACGGACATCGTCCGGGTGCCGATCGCCGAGGCCACGGCGAGGCTCAAGACGGTGGACCCGGCGCTGTACGCGGAGGTCGGCGTCTTCTTCGGCTGA
- a CDS encoding response regulator transcription factor — translation MVVDDHPMWRDAVARDLAAAGFDVVATAGDGPEAVRRARAAAPRVLVLDLNLPGMPGVQVCKELVGADPTLRVLVLSASGEHADVLEAVKSGATGYLLKSAGAEELIDAVRRTAAGDPVFTPGLAGLVLGEYRRLAGDPTPAAPDEPKAPRLTDRETEVLRLVAKGLSYKQIAERLVISHRTVQNHVQNTLGKLQLHNRVELVRYAIERGLDDA, via the coding sequence ATGGTGGTCGACGACCACCCGATGTGGCGGGACGCGGTGGCCCGCGACCTGGCCGCCGCCGGCTTCGACGTGGTGGCCACGGCCGGGGACGGCCCGGAGGCGGTCCGCCGGGCCCGCGCCGCCGCCCCGCGGGTCCTGGTCCTCGACCTGAACCTGCCCGGCATGCCCGGCGTGCAGGTCTGCAAGGAGCTGGTCGGCGCCGACCCGACGCTGAGGGTGCTCGTCCTGTCGGCCAGCGGGGAGCACGCCGACGTCCTGGAGGCGGTGAAGTCCGGCGCCACCGGCTACCTGCTGAAGTCGGCCGGCGCCGAGGAACTGATCGACGCGGTCCGCCGCACCGCCGCCGGCGACCCGGTGTTCACCCCGGGCCTGGCCGGTCTCGTCCTCGGCGAGTACCGCCGGCTGGCCGGCGACCCGACGCCCGCCGCCCCCGACGAGCCGAAGGCCCCCCGGCTGACCGACCGCGAGACCGAGGTGCTGCGGCTGGTGGCCAAGGGGCTCTCGTACAAGCAGATCGCGGAGCGCCTGGTCATCTCGCACCGCACGGTGCAGAACCACGTGCAGAACACGCTCGGCAAACTCCAGCTGCACAACCGGGTGGAGCTCGTCCGGTACGCCATAGAGCGGGGCCTCGACGACGCGTAG
- a CDS encoding DUF5931 domain-containing protein: MAKRERVVRMSVEQPLWRALTVYRLLTMVYAVLLFAFAYRRFDHPWTAAGYLAVLAVWTLATHRRVANAASCTKGFLGADLTVAVVGILLTPLADTQERIAAGGPTLPTIWTAGSVLAFALKGGWRWAGFASTFVAAANLVVHGGDPTRDTLHNVLLVWVASIAIGYVVEVARASEATLARALEIEAATRERERLARDIHDGVLQVLAMVQRRGTELGGEAAELGRMAGEQEVALRTLVSSGLVHPSRVSRDESLGALVDSYEVEEPGADEGELDLRSLLAPHAGSRVSFAEPGTPVPLPVPAARELAAAVGAALDNVRKHAGEGARAWILVEDWGDEVIVTVRDDGPGIPAGRLDQAEGEGRMGVALSIRGRLRDLGGTAELVSVPGQGTEVELKVPRGRTQ; encoded by the coding sequence ATGGCGAAGCGCGAGCGCGTCGTACGCATGTCGGTGGAGCAACCGCTGTGGCGGGCCCTGACGGTCTACCGACTGCTCACCATGGTCTACGCGGTACTCCTCTTCGCTTTCGCGTACCGCCGCTTCGACCACCCCTGGACGGCCGCCGGCTACCTGGCCGTACTCGCCGTCTGGACCCTCGCCACCCACCGCAGGGTGGCGAACGCCGCGAGCTGCACGAAGGGGTTCCTCGGCGCCGACCTCACCGTCGCCGTCGTCGGCATCCTGCTCACCCCGCTCGCGGACACCCAGGAGCGGATCGCCGCCGGCGGCCCCACCCTCCCCACCATCTGGACGGCCGGCTCGGTCCTCGCCTTCGCCCTCAAGGGCGGCTGGCGCTGGGCCGGCTTCGCCTCGACGTTCGTGGCCGCCGCCAACCTCGTCGTCCACGGCGGCGACCCGACCCGCGACACCCTGCACAACGTCCTGCTGGTCTGGGTCGCCTCCATCGCCATCGGCTACGTCGTCGAGGTCGCCCGCGCCAGTGAGGCGACCCTCGCCCGCGCCCTGGAGATCGAGGCCGCCACCCGCGAACGCGAACGCCTCGCCCGCGACATCCACGACGGGGTCCTCCAGGTCCTCGCCATGGTCCAGCGGCGCGGCACCGAACTGGGCGGCGAGGCCGCCGAACTCGGCCGGATGGCAGGGGAACAGGAGGTGGCGCTGCGCACGCTGGTCTCCAGCGGCCTGGTGCACCCCTCGCGGGTCTCGCGCGACGAGTCGCTCGGCGCGCTGGTGGACAGCTACGAGGTGGAGGAGCCCGGCGCCGACGAGGGCGAGTTGGACCTACGGTCCCTCCTTGCCCCGCACGCCGGCTCGCGGGTGAGCTTCGCCGAACCGGGCACGCCCGTACCGCTGCCGGTGCCCGCCGCGCGGGAGTTGGCGGCGGCGGTCGGGGCGGCGTTGGACAACGTGCGCAAGCACGCCGGGGAGGGCGCCCGTGCCTGGATCCTGGTCGAGGACTGGGGCGACGAGGTGATCGTGACCGTACGCGACGACGGTCCCGGCATCCCGGCCGGGCGGCTGGACCAGGCGGAGGGGGAGGGGCGCATGGGCGTGGCCCTGTCCATCCGCGGCCGGCTGCGTGACCTCGGCGGCACCGCCGAGCTGGTGTCCGTCCCCGGACAGGGCACCGAAGTGGAACTGAAAGTACCGAGGGGGAGAACCCAGTGA
- a CDS encoding lysophospholipid acyltransferase family protein, translated as MIYGAMKFSIGGSLKLAFRPWVEGLENIPAEGPAILASNHLSFSDSFFLPAVLDRKVTFIAKAEYFTSPGVKGKLTAAFFKGVGQLPVDRSGARGAGEAAIKSGIDVIERGELFGIYPEGTRSPDGRLYRGKPGGLARVALATGAPVIPVAMIDTEKIQPPGKVVPKLMRPGIRIGKPLDFSRYQGMEGDRFILRSVTDEVMYEIMKLSGQEYVDIYATAAKRQIADAEKAEKAAKAKAEKADKVEKAEKAEPTE; from the coding sequence TTGATCTACGGCGCAATGAAGTTCTCCATCGGCGGGTCCCTGAAGCTCGCCTTCAGGCCGTGGGTGGAGGGCCTCGAAAACATTCCCGCGGAGGGGCCGGCGATCCTCGCGAGCAACCACCTGTCCTTCTCGGACTCCTTCTTCCTGCCGGCCGTGCTGGACCGGAAGGTGACCTTCATCGCGAAGGCCGAGTACTTCACCTCCCCCGGGGTCAAGGGCAAGCTGACGGCCGCCTTCTTCAAGGGCGTCGGCCAGCTCCCGGTGGACCGCTCCGGCGCGCGCGGCGCCGGCGAGGCCGCCATCAAGAGCGGTATCGACGTCATCGAGCGCGGGGAGCTCTTCGGCATCTACCCCGAGGGGACCCGTTCGCCCGACGGTCGGCTCTACCGCGGCAAGCCCGGCGGGCTGGCCCGGGTGGCGCTCGCCACCGGCGCCCCGGTGATCCCCGTCGCGATGATCGACACCGAGAAGATCCAGCCGCCCGGCAAGGTGGTCCCGAAGCTGATGCGTCCGGGCATCCGGATCGGCAAGCCGCTGGACTTCAGCCGCTACCAGGGCATGGAGGGTGACCGCTTCATCCTCCGCTCGGTGACCGACGAGGTCATGTACGAGATCATGAAGCTTTCCGGCCAGGAGTACGTGGACATCTACGCCACGGCCGCCAAACGCCAGATCGCCGACGCGGAGAAGGCGGAGAAGGCGGCGAAGGCCAAGGCCGAGAAGGCCGACAAGGTGGAGAAGGCAGAGAAGGCGGAGCCGACCGAGTAG
- a CDS encoding alpha/beta fold hydrolase yields MPVLPGAEPFRHEGGDVGVLLCHGFTGSPQSLRPWADYLAEQGLTVSLPLLPGHGTRWQDMQLTGWQDWYAEVDRALRELLDRCEQVFVFGLSMGGALTLRLAAKHGDAISGIVLVNPANKVHDPLAFALPVAKHFVRSTPGIASDIAKPGSAEVGYDRVPTRAAHALVKLLQVVDAELPQVTQPLLLLHSPQDHVVPPVDSARILARVSSTDVTETLLEQSYHVATLDYDAERIFADSFAFVGRLAQSVGREGAASGG; encoded by the coding sequence GTGCCCGTCCTCCCTGGAGCCGAGCCGTTCCGCCACGAGGGCGGAGACGTCGGCGTCCTCCTCTGCCACGGCTTCACCGGTTCCCCGCAGTCCCTGCGCCCGTGGGCCGACTACCTCGCCGAGCAGGGCCTGACGGTGTCCCTCCCGCTGCTGCCCGGACACGGGACGCGCTGGCAGGACATGCAGCTCACCGGCTGGCAGGACTGGTACGCGGAGGTCGACCGCGCGCTGCGGGAGCTGCTGGACCGGTGCGAGCAGGTGTTCGTCTTCGGGCTGTCGATGGGCGGCGCGCTGACGCTGCGGCTGGCGGCCAAGCACGGGGACGCGATCAGCGGCATCGTGCTCGTCAACCCGGCCAACAAGGTGCACGACCCGCTGGCCTTCGCCCTTCCGGTGGCCAAGCACTTCGTCCGGTCGACGCCGGGCATCGCCAGCGACATCGCGAAGCCGGGGTCGGCGGAGGTCGGCTACGACCGGGTCCCGACGCGGGCCGCGCATGCGCTGGTGAAGTTGTTGCAGGTCGTGGACGCGGAGCTGCCGCAGGTGACGCAGCCGCTGCTGCTGCTGCACAGCCCGCAGGACCACGTCGTTCCGCCGGTCGACTCGGCGCGGATCCTGGCCCGGGTGTCCTCGACGGACGTCACCGAGACCCTGTTGGAACAGAGCTACCACGTCGCGACGTTGGACTATGACGCGGAGCGGATCTTCGCGGACAGTTTTGCGTTCGTCGGGCGGCTCGCACAGAGCGTCGGCAGGGAGGGGGCGGCCAGCGGTGGCTGA
- a CDS encoding endonuclease/exonuclease/phosphatase family protein, with the protein MRILPNSRTEPDGSAVIRALSYNIRSLRDDEEALARVIRACAPDLVFIQEAPRFFRWRKHAARLAAKTDLVVLSGGATAAGPLLLCSLRAFVERTEDVLLPLRPGLHRRGFATAVVRFGAARVGAISAHLSLDRTERLAQAERLLEKAAALDAPYAIVAADVNEPSGGPAFTRLSSTLQDCWTVSPWGGADTFPAVAPSARIDAVFASPGVEVLTCGVPTALPGLSPADLHTATDHLPVLATLRLPAPT; encoded by the coding sequence ATGCGCATACTGCCGAACTCCCGCACGGAGCCCGACGGTTCAGCCGTGATCCGGGCCCTCAGCTACAACATCCGCTCGCTGCGCGACGACGAGGAGGCGCTGGCGAGGGTGATCCGCGCGTGCGCGCCCGACCTGGTGTTCATCCAGGAGGCCCCGCGCTTCTTCCGCTGGCGCAAGCACGCGGCCCGGCTGGCGGCGAAGACGGACCTGGTGGTGCTGAGCGGCGGCGCCACGGCAGCGGGCCCGCTGCTGCTGTGCTCGCTACGCGCCTTCGTGGAACGCACCGAGGACGTCCTGCTCCCGCTGCGCCCCGGGCTCCACCGGCGCGGCTTCGCCACGGCCGTGGTCCGCTTCGGCGCGGCGCGGGTCGGCGCGATCAGCGCGCACCTGTCACTGGACCGCACGGAGCGGCTCGCCCAGGCGGAGCGGCTGCTGGAAAAGGCGGCGGCGCTGGACGCGCCGTACGCGATCGTCGCGGCCGACGTGAACGAGCCTTCGGGCGGCCCGGCGTTCACCCGCCTCTCCTCCACCCTCCAGGACTGCTGGACGGTGTCCCCGTGGGGCGGCGCCGACACCTTCCCGGCGGTGGCCCCGTCGGCCCGGATCGACGCGGTGTTCGCCTCGCCAGGCGTCGAAGTCCTGACCTGCGGCGTCCCCACGGCCCTCCCGGGCCTGTCCCCCGCGGACCTCCACACCGCCACCGACCACCTCCCGGTCCTGGCCACCCTCCGCCTCCCGGCGCCGACCTAG
- a CDS encoding ROK family glucokinase — protein MGLTIGVDIGGTKIAAGVVDEEGTILETYKVPTPPTADGVTEAICAAVSEVSSNHTIDAVGIGAAGYVDDKRATVLFAPNINWRHEPLKDKVEQRIGLPVVVENDANCAAWGEYRFGAGQGHEDVICITLGTGLGGGIIIGNKLRRGRFGVAAEFGHIRVVPDGLLCGCGSQGCWEQYASGRALVRYAKQRANATPENATILLGLGDGTPDGIEGKHISAAARAGDLVAIDAFRELARWAGAGLADLASLFDPSAFIVGGGVSDEGDLVLDPIRKSFKRWLVGGAWRPHAQVLAAQLGGKAGLVGAADLARQG, from the coding sequence ATGGGACTCACCATCGGCGTCGACATCGGCGGCACGAAGATCGCGGCCGGCGTGGTCGACGAAGAGGGCACCATCCTTGAGACGTACAAGGTGCCCACCCCGCCGACCGCGGACGGCGTGACGGAGGCGATCTGCGCCGCCGTCTCCGAGGTCAGCAGCAACCACACCATCGACGCCGTCGGCATCGGCGCCGCCGGCTACGTGGACGACAAGCGGGCGACGGTGCTCTTCGCGCCGAACATCAACTGGCGCCACGAGCCGCTCAAGGACAAGGTCGAGCAGCGCATCGGCCTGCCCGTCGTCGTGGAGAACGACGCGAACTGCGCGGCCTGGGGCGAGTACCGCTTCGGTGCCGGCCAGGGCCACGAGGACGTCATCTGCATCACCCTCGGCACCGGCCTCGGCGGCGGCATCATCATCGGCAACAAACTGCGCCGCGGCCGCTTCGGCGTCGCCGCCGAATTCGGCCACATCCGGGTCGTCCCCGACGGCCTGCTGTGCGGCTGCGGCAGCCAGGGCTGCTGGGAGCAGTACGCCTCCGGGCGCGCCCTCGTCCGCTACGCGAAGCAGCGCGCCAACGCGACGCCCGAGAACGCGACGATCCTCCTCGGGCTCGGCGACGGCACCCCCGACGGCATCGAGGGCAAGCACATCAGCGCCGCGGCGCGCGCCGGTGACCTGGTGGCCATCGACGCCTTCCGCGAGCTGGCCCGCTGGGCGGGCGCCGGCCTCGCGGACCTGGCGTCCCTCTTCGACCCGTCGGCGTTCATCGTCGGCGGCGGGGTCTCCGACGAGGGCGACCTGGTCCTCGACCCGATCCGCAAGTCCTTCAAGCGCTGGCTGGTCGGCGGCGCGTGGCGCCCGCACGCGCAGGTGCTGGCCGCGCAGCTCGGCGGCAAGGCCGGACTCGTCGGCGCGGCGGACCTGGCCCGCCAGGGCTGA
- a CDS encoding DUF5304 domain-containing protein translates to MSEATDRPTGRAADDDAWARACAEDLAAEKERRRGGQQDRGAGTGSAAEELFKLFEAVAEKVSSLNTPLNNPLLGAAAQDAVRQFVNQAKSAAQPVVERNPEVFGHLAAAGSELLAAYRSAVEGHERRWTSDRPPTPRRSEPRADDGGDGPDDPGTGPAERIDLD, encoded by the coding sequence ATGAGCGAGGCCACCGACCGTCCCACCGGCCGCGCCGCCGACGACGACGCCTGGGCGCGGGCCTGCGCCGAGGACCTCGCCGCCGAGAAGGAACGCCGCCGGGGCGGACAGCAGGACCGGGGAGCCGGCACGGGCAGCGCCGCCGAGGAGCTGTTCAAGCTCTTCGAGGCCGTCGCCGAGAAGGTCTCCTCCCTGAACACCCCCCTCAACAACCCGCTCCTCGGCGCCGCCGCCCAGGACGCCGTACGCCAGTTCGTCAACCAGGCGAAGAGCGCCGCCCAGCCCGTCGTCGAGCGCAACCCCGAGGTCTTCGGCCACCTCGCCGCCGCCGGCTCCGAACTGCTGGCCGCCTACCGCTCCGCCGTCGAAGGTCACGAGCGCCGCTGGACCAGCGACCGGCCGCCGACTCCCCGCAGGTCCGAGCCCCGCGCCGACGACGGCGGCGACGGCCCGGACGACCCCGGGACGGGCCCGGCCGAGCGGATCGATCTCGACTGA
- a CDS encoding ArsA-related P-loop ATPase, with product MPHTLLVTGPGGAGRTTVAAATALAAAHAGRRVLLLSADDLPDLAPTPGLRTTRVDSGTEFREELAALQERGSALIGMLGGQPLGAEELTELPGAEQFSLLRALHRAAGSPDTDLVVVDMPPLHQALTTLALPAQLRRYLARLLPAERQAARALRPVLAQLAGVPMPAQWLYETAARWDEELAAVQAVVEADTTRVRLVVEPGPAADKALRAGRLGLALHRLDVEALVGNRLAPTGSSDPWTAGIAAQQDASLARWTPAFPVARLPHLGHDLQGPDDADALAKADGLVPGPAATRSRWAVEDRLAEDGVLVWVIPLPGARKSELDLVRRGDELLLTVGPYRRTVSLPSALRRCAVSGAALAADELRIRFTPDPGLWPRTA from the coding sequence ATGCCGCACACCCTCCTCGTCACCGGCCCCGGCGGCGCGGGACGGACCACCGTCGCCGCCGCCACCGCCCTCGCGGCGGCCCACGCCGGCCGACGGGTGCTCCTGCTGTCCGCCGACGACCTCCCCGACCTCGCCCCCACCCCGGGCCTGCGCACCACCCGCGTCGACTCCGGCACGGAGTTCCGCGAGGAGCTCGCCGCCCTCCAGGAACGCGGCTCCGCCCTCATCGGCATGCTCGGCGGTCAGCCCCTCGGGGCCGAGGAACTCACCGAACTGCCCGGCGCCGAACAGTTCTCCCTGCTCCGCGCCCTGCACCGGGCCGCCGGCTCCCCCGACACGGACCTCGTGGTCGTGGACATGCCCCCGCTGCACCAGGCCCTCACCACCCTCGCCCTCCCCGCGCAGCTGCGCCGCTACCTCGCCCGGCTGCTGCCCGCCGAACGGCAGGCGGCCCGCGCCCTGAGGCCCGTACTCGCCCAGCTCGCGGGGGTGCCGATGCCCGCGCAGTGGCTCTACGAGACCGCCGCCCGCTGGGACGAGGAGCTCGCCGCCGTCCAGGCCGTCGTAGAGGCCGACACCACCCGGGTCCGACTCGTCGTCGAGCCGGGACCCGCCGCCGACAAGGCACTGCGGGCCGGCCGGCTCGGGCTCGCCCTGCACCGGCTCGACGTCGAGGCCCTGGTGGGCAACCGCCTCGCCCCGACCGGCTCCTCCGACCCCTGGACGGCCGGGATCGCCGCCCAGCAGGACGCCTCGCTCGCGCGCTGGACCCCCGCCTTCCCCGTGGCCCGCCTCCCGCACCTCGGCCACGACCTCCAGGGCCCCGACGACGCCGACGCCCTCGCCAAGGCCGACGGCCTGGTCCCGGGCCCGGCCGCGACCCGCTCCCGCTGGGCCGTCGAGGACCGGCTCGCCGAGGACGGAGTGCTGGTCTGGGTGATCCCGCTGCCCGGCGCCCGCAAGAGCGAGCTGGACCTCGTACGGCGCGGCGACGAGCTCCTGCTCACGGTCGGCCCCTACCGCAGGACCGTTTCCCTGCCCTCGGCGCTGCGCCGCTGCGCCGTCTCCGGCGCCGCCCTCGCCGCCGACGAGCTGCGCATACGCTTCACCCCGGACCCGGGGCTGTGGCCCCGGACCGCCTGA
- a CDS encoding SRPBCC family protein: MAEHTSSSITIEAAPADVMAVIADFARYPEWTGEVKEAEVLSTGADGRAEKVRLLLDAGAIKDDHTLAYTWTGTDEVSWTLDKSQMLRQLDGSYRLAPLAGGRTEVTYQLTVDVKIPMLGMIKRKAEKVIIDRALAGLKKRVESA, translated from the coding sequence ATGGCGGAACACACCAGCTCGAGCATCACGATCGAGGCCGCGCCGGCCGACGTCATGGCCGTGATCGCCGACTTCGCCCGCTACCCCGAGTGGACCGGCGAGGTGAAGGAGGCCGAGGTGCTGTCCACCGGCGCCGACGGCCGCGCCGAGAAGGTACGCCTGCTCCTGGACGCCGGCGCGATCAAGGACGACCACACGCTGGCCTACACCTGGACGGGCACGGACGAGGTCAGCTGGACGCTGGACAAGTCCCAGATGCTGCGCCAGCTCGACGGCTCCTACCGCCTGGCCCCCCTGGCCGGCGGCCGCACCGAGGTCACCTACCAGCTCACCGTGGACGTCAAGATCCCGATGCTGGGCATGATCAAGCGCAAGGCGGAAAAGGTCATCATCGACCGCGCCCTGGCCGGCCTGAAGAAGCGAGTCGAGTCGGCCTGA
- a CDS encoding metallophosphoesterase produces MGGSTMRTRVHVVSDVHGNTEALARAGDGADALICLGDLVLFLDYADHSRGIFPDLFGVENADRIVALRTARRFGEAREFGRRLWDGLDRERLIEEAVRRQYAQMFAAFPSPTYATYGNVDIPVLWQEYAGPGTTVLDGQRVEIGGRVFGFVGGGLPSPMRTPYEVDEEEYAAKVEALGEVDVLCSHIPPEVPELCYDTVARRFERGSEALLAAIRRTKPRYALFGHVHQPLARRVRIGGTECVNVGHFAATGRPWALEW; encoded by the coding sequence ATGGGTGGCAGCACGATGCGTACGCGGGTCCACGTCGTCAGCGACGTCCACGGCAACACCGAGGCGCTCGCCCGCGCCGGCGACGGCGCCGACGCGCTGATCTGCCTCGGTGACCTGGTGCTTTTCCTCGACTACGCCGACCACTCGCGCGGCATCTTCCCCGACCTCTTCGGCGTCGAGAACGCCGACCGGATCGTCGCCCTGCGCACCGCGCGCCGCTTCGGCGAGGCGCGTGAATTCGGCCGCCGGCTGTGGGACGGGCTGGACAGGGAGCGCCTGATCGAGGAAGCGGTACGCCGCCAGTACGCGCAGATGTTCGCCGCCTTCCCCAGCCCCACGTACGCCACCTACGGCAACGTCGACATTCCGGTCCTGTGGCAGGAGTACGCCGGACCGGGCACCACCGTCCTCGACGGGCAGCGGGTGGAGATCGGGGGCCGGGTCTTCGGCTTCGTCGGCGGCGGCCTGCCCTCGCCCATGCGCACCCCGTACGAGGTGGACGAGGAGGAGTACGCCGCCAAGGTGGAGGCCCTGGGCGAGGTCGACGTACTGTGCTCGCACATCCCGCCCGAGGTTCCGGAACTCTGCTACGACACGGTCGCGCGCCGCTTCGAGCGGGGCAGCGAGGCCCTGCTCGCCGCCATCCGTCGCACGAAACCGCGCTACGCCCTGTTCGGACACGTCCACCAGCCGCTCGCGCGCCGCGTCCGGATCGGCGGCACGGAATGCGTGAACGTCGGGCACTTCGCGGCGACGGGACGGCCGTGGGCGTTGGAGTGGTGA